Sequence from the Ornithinimicrobium humiphilum genome:
GGCTTCGGGGCCTTGACCTTCAGGGTGCCCTCGGCGCCCGGCTCGCCCTTGAACTTCTGCCAGTCACCGGTGATCTTCAGGAGCGCGGCGACCTGCTCGGTCGGCTGCGCGCCGACGCCGAGCCAGTACTGCGCACGCTCGGAGTCGATGTCGATGAGCGAGGGCTCCTCGGTCGGGTGGTACTTGCCGATCTCCTCGATCGCACGGCCGTCGCGCTTGGTGCGCGAGTCCATGACGACGACGCGGTAGTACGGTGCACGGATCTTGCCCATGCGCTTCAGGCGAATCTTGACAGCCACGAGTGGGTGTCTCCTGTCTGGGGTTGTGGGCACGGCAAGACCGCAGGCG
This genomic interval carries:
- the rpsP gene encoding 30S ribosomal protein S16 encodes the protein MAVKIRLKRMGKIRAPYYRVVVMDSRTKRDGRAIEEIGKYHPTEEPSLIDIDSERAQYWLGVGAQPTEQVAALLKITGDWQKFKGEPGAEGTLKVKAPKPDKKALYEAALAAADGAEDTSAPETRKKSPKKAKAEEAPAAEESAPTEQSDEA